The proteins below come from a single Oenanthe melanoleuca isolate GR-GAL-2019-014 chromosome Z, OMel1.0, whole genome shotgun sequence genomic window:
- the GADD45G gene encoding growth arrest and DNA damage-inducible protein GADD45 gamma: protein MTLEEIHGQQPMPAGHDWMQGAGTALHELLVSAQRRGCLTAGVYESAKLMNVDPDNVAFCVLAADQEDEGDIALQIHFTLIQAFCCENDIDIVRVNDVAKLAAIVGPSEDSGEPRDLHCILITNPNEEGWKDPALEKLNLFCEESRNVNDWVPTITLPE from the exons ATGACTCTGGAGGAGATCCACGGACAGCAGCCCATGCCTGCGGGCCACGACTG GATGCAGGGCGCCGGCACGGCCCTCCACGAGCTGCTGGTGTCGGCGCAGCGCCGAGGCTGCCTCACCGCCGGCGTCTACGAGTCGGCCAAGCTGATGAATGT CGACCCCGACAACGTCGCGTTCTGCGTGCTGGCCGCGGACCAGGAGGACGAGGGGGACATCGCCCTGCAGATCCACTTCACTCTGATCCAAGCCTTCTGCTGCGAGAACGACATCGACATCGTGCGGGTGAACGACGTGGCCAAGCTGGCGGCCATCGTGGGGCCCAGCGAGGACTCCGGGGAGCCGCGGGATCTGCACTGCATCCTCATCACG aaCCCGAATGAGGAAGGGTGGAAGGACCCAGCTCTGGAGAAGCTGAACTTGTTTTGCGAAGAGAGCCGAAATGTCAATGACTGGGTGCCAACTATCACCCTGCCTGAGTGA